CGGTGAGCCTGGACGAGCGGATCGGGGAGTGCCGCTACGGCGACTGGACCGGCCGGCCGCTGGCCGAGCTGGCCAAGGAACCGCTGTGGAAGGTGGTGCAGGGGCATCCCTCCGCCGCGCGCTTCCCCGGGCCCGAGGGCGAGTCGATGGCCGAGATGTCCGCGCGTGCGGTGGCCGCGGTGCGGGAATGGAACACCCTGATAGCCGCGGAACACGGACCGGAGGCGGTGTGGGCGCTGTTCTCGCACGGGGACGTCATCAAGGCCCTCGCCGCCGACGCCCTGGGCCTGCACCTGGACTCCTTCCAGCGCATCACCTGCGACCCGTGCTCGGTGACGGCCGTGCGCTACACCGAGATGCGGCCGTTCGTCGTGCGCCTGAACGACGTCGGCGGCGACCCGGCTCCGTACAAGCCGGCCCCGGAGCGTTCGCCATCAGCGGACGCGGACGCCGCAGTGGGCGGCGGCGCGGGCGCCGACAACGCATGAACGCATAGGCTTGATTGCGGGGGCCCGGGAGAGGGCCTGAGCGCGAAGCTTGTAGGAGGAAAACGGTGTCACGGGAACTCTTCGTCTACGACCCTCCGGAGCGGTTCGTCGCCGGCACCGTCGGACTCCCCGGGCACCGGACCTTCTACCTGCAGGCGGCCGCAGGCGGCCGGATCACCTCGGTGGCGCTGGAGAAGGAACAGGTCGAGGCGCTGGCCGAGCGCCTGGACGACCTGCTCGACGAGGTCGTGCGCCGCTCCGGCGGGGCCGCGCCGGTCCCGGCGATCGCCCCGCTGGAACTGGCCGACGACAAGCCCCTGGAGCAGCCGGTCTTCGAGGAGTTCCGGGTCGCGGCCCTGGCTCTGGCCTGGGACGGCGAGACCCAGCGGGTGGTCATCGAGGCCATGGCGCCGATGGAGGGCGAGGGCGAGCCGCCGCTGGGCGACATGGAGGCCGACGGCCCGCCGACCCTGGTCGTGCGCCTGACCGGCGCCCAGGCCCGGGCCTTCACCTCCCGGGCCAAGGCCGTGGTGTCGGCCGGGCGCCCGCCGTGCCCGTTCTGCTCGCTGCCGCTGGACCCCGAGGGCCACGTCTGCCCGCGCGCCAACGGCTACCGGCGGCGCGCCGCTTGAGCACCCCCGAAGCGGACGCCGCGACCGAGCCGGCCCTGGATCCGGCCGGGATCCGGCAGGTTCTCACCGCGGGCGAGCTGACCATCACCGGCCGGCTCACCAACGCCTCCAACGCCACGCTGTACGGCACGGTCGCCCTGGACGGCGTGACGCTGAACTGCGTCCACAAGCCGGTGGCCGGCGAGCGCCCGCTCTGGGACTTCCCCAACGGCACCCTGGCCGCCCGCGAGGTCGCCGCCTACGAGCTGTCGCAGGCCACCGG
The DNA window shown above is from Catenulispora sp. MAP5-51 and carries:
- a CDS encoding histidine phosphatase family protein, producing the protein MTLVLLIRHGRTTANSSGVLAGWTKGVRLDERGEQQAGELAKRLAEVPLAAVVSSPLERCRQTADIVLAGREGVPVSLDERIGECRYGDWTGRPLAELAKEPLWKVVQGHPSAARFPGPEGESMAEMSARAVAAVREWNTLIAAEHGPEAVWALFSHGDVIKALAADALGLHLDSFQRITCDPCSVTAVRYTEMRPFVVRLNDVGGDPAPYKPAPERSPSADADAAVGGGAGADNA
- a CDS encoding DUF3090 domain-containing protein; this encodes MSRELFVYDPPERFVAGTVGLPGHRTFYLQAAAGGRITSVALEKEQVEALAERLDDLLDEVVRRSGGAAPVPAIAPLELADDKPLEQPVFEEFRVAALALAWDGETQRVVIEAMAPMEGEGEPPLGDMEADGPPTLVVRLTGAQARAFTSRAKAVVSAGRPPCPFCSLPLDPEGHVCPRANGYRRRAA